Part of the Bacillota bacterium genome is shown below.
GGGCTTCAATTTGCTGGGGGACGGCCTCCGTGATGCGCTCGATCCGCGCCTCAAACAGTAAGACTGTCCGCTAGGCCAGGCGGACCGACCCCCAGCCCGGACGACCGGGGCATGCGGTAGCCGTTCGAGTTGCTTCGTAGGAAACGTTGGCATATCGAAGGGGGCAGAGCAGGATTGACAAGGGAACTGACCTCGCAACTGCGCTCGGTGGTTACCTCCATCTCCGGGATAGTCGGGCTTGCTGCCCGCAACCTGGGCACGGGAGAGGAAGTCCACATCAACTCCGGCCTGGTTTTCCCGCTGGCGAGCACCTTCAAGGTACCGCTTCTCCTGGAACTGCTTCGCCTAGCAGAACTCGGTAGCGTCGACCTAGGGGCGAGGTTCAGCCTCTCACCGGAGGCCAGGGTCTTCGGCTCTGGCGTGCTGAAGGAGCTGGATCCCGGCCTGCAACCGACGGTGCGTGATTTGGCAGTGCTGATGATCATCCTCAGTGACAACTGGGCTACAGACATGCTGGCGAACGTGGTGGGACTTGACAACGTTAACCGAACGCTCAGAGTTCACGGTATAGAGGAGGTTAACGTGGTCCTCAACTGCACACAGATCCTTGCCAGAGCCGCCGGGATCGTATCCGACAATCCCAGCGCGGAGGAACTGGAACTGGCCCGCCAGCGCCTGGAGGCCGCCGAGTTGCCACCGGACAGCCCGGCTCTCAGCGAGGGATCCGACAACAACGTGGCCACCCCGCGGGGTTTCGCGTCCCTCCTCACCATGCTTGCAGAAAGACGCTATGTCAGCCCCTGGGTGTGCGAACAGGCGCTGGACATTATGAAGAGGCAGCAACTAAGGCAGCGCATCCCCCTGTTGCTCCCGTTGCGGGTCAAGGTTGCCAATAAAACCGGGACCCTGGGACCGGTGCGCAACGACGCAGGAATCATCTTCGGCGCGCGGGCCACGGTAGCGCTGGCCGTGTTCACCAAGAAAGTGGCCGATCCCATCGCGGCCGATCGAGTCATTGCCGATTGCGCGCACCTGCTCTTCGAGGCCTGGGCTGGCTACGAAGCCTAAGGTGGCTGAAGAAGATCCGTTCGGACCGTAGCAGGTCCCGGGGCGGTGAGACGGTGGGAACTAGTACTACTCCGTTAAGTTGGAGCATACTGCCATCTTAGTTTATGACCGCACACCGCACACCGGCCAGTCCCCGTTGCCAGCAGCCGCTGCATCTCTTCACGCACTCGGGGTATCGTCCACGATTGGGATTCCCTCCCACACCCAGACGTTTTTGGTGGAGCAGGCCTCTGCCACCAGAAAGCAGAAGGCTATCATGGTCAGGGGCGGTTCTCCTCGAAGTAGAACTCCGCGCCCGTGACGAGGCGGGAGTAGTCGTCCAGAAAGGCGATGAGGTAGGCCTGGCGCTTCTTCCTCGCGTCGCCGGGGTCGGGCAGGTACAGGGTGTGCTGGCAGTCACCCTGCCAGATGGCGTTGCGGTGAGGCGCCTCGAAGCGGCGGAAGCTCACCGGTTTGCGGGCGGCGTGGCGGGGTACCTCCCGGGCCAGGTGCCTGCCCAGGGTTGAGCGTTTGAGCAGCCCGGGCGGCGCCTCCCCGGCCAGTTCCAGGATGCTGATGACCTGCCGCACGCTGCGCTCGGGGACCTCGCGCTTGAGCAGTACCGCCTTCCCGAGTAGTTCCGAAGGCACTTTCCTGGCAGGACCCACGTCCGCCCTGGGGTCGGGCTTGAGGTCATCCAGGCCCCGCTCCCGCTAGGCACCCAGCCACCGTTCCAGGGTGCGCATACCGATGGTGGTCTTT
Proteins encoded:
- a CDS encoding class A beta-lactamase-related serine hydrolase; this encodes MTRELTSQLRSVVTSISGIVGLAARNLGTGEEVHINSGLVFPLASTFKVPLLLELLRLAELGSVDLGARFSLSPEARVFGSGVLKELDPGLQPTVRDLAVLMIILSDNWATDMLANVVGLDNVNRTLRVHGIEEVNVVLNCTQILARAAGIVSDNPSAEELELARQRLEAAELPPDSPALSEGSDNNVATPRGFASLLTMLAERRYVSPWVCEQALDIMKRQQLRQRIPLLLPLRVKVANKTGTLGPVRNDAGIIFGARATVALAVFTKKVADPIAADRVIADCAHLLFEAWAGYEA